Genomic segment of Ruegeria sp. TM1040:
AAGTTACCGCAAGCACCGGCGCGATCACGCGCGCGGCTAAGCTATGCTGCAAAATCAATAGCATTTTAGGGGCTCCGTTTACGGAGGTTAGGACCGTGTTAACCTGTCCCTCCAAATGATTAACGGACGTCAAGTGTTTGCTTGGAGCGTAAGTGATGTACCATTTTACAACCCCGCCGTTGGGACCAGTCGTGATCTTACCGAGCGCCATCGCCACCGCGAATGGCCCCCAAGCTGCCGCCGTCTCCATTTCTGACAGTGAGAGCCTGACCACAAATCAGTTGCACAATCAGCTGTCCGAGGCCCGTCGCGCTCGTGACAAGATGATCGAGCAAGTCAGTCGGCCACCGGAGCCCGGCTGGAAATCCGCGATGCATCAGATCTCGGATACCGTCGACCACATGGAGAAAGTCCTCGATCTCCTGCGTTCTCATGTTTCCGCCTTGCCTGCGTCCCCGGCGACAGGGTCAGATCCGCTTGCGGTCTACCCCTCCGGCGTCGCAATGCAGCAGTCTGGCAGGACGCCAGACAGTCCACCGTCGGTGGCAGAAGCCCCGGCGGCCCCAACCGCTGCGTCCGATCCGGCAGCCCCCCCCGCAGCTGGCCCTCAGGACCCCAATGTAAGCGCTCAGGCGCTGGCCTCCTCGCAGCCGCGGGTGATCTACGTGATGAATGACGGCGTTGTCATCATCGGCCTCCCCCAAACCGAAGCGGACGCCACCACCGGGACCGCTGAGGCGGCCTCCCCCGCCTCGCGCGACAACAGCACTGATGCGGCAGGACGTGCCGATCCTCTGCAGCCCCCGCAATCAGGAGCACCCATGACCGCCAATACCGTGATCAGCCTGCCCCTCACCGAAGACCAGAAACGTGCCAGCGCTGATCTGATCGCGCTGGCTAAAAAGGCCTACGCCTATCAGGCTCAGCCTCGGGATGCACAAGCGGCAGAGCTGATTTCTGACGAGAATGTGGGCCTCACCGGTGCACTGTCCGAGTCGCCTGAACTCAGCGCCCCTGACCGGCCGGAGCGGGCTCCGGTGCCGCGCATCCTGACGGCGGAGCTGGCGCAACCTGATGCCGGGTCGCAGCGCCCTGCGGCCAATGATGATCCGCTGATTGCCGCCGCAGCACCGTATGCCCGCGACCCGCAGCGCGAGGCGGCACAGGCCCAGGAAGAGCAGCAGATCCTCGCGCTACAGCTGGATGGCCATCACGACATCATCTATATTGTGCCTCCGGCGCAGGCGGCGATTGATCTGACGGCCTGATCCCGCGCGCATTCTACAGGCCTGGGCGCCGGTGCGGTCTGGCCGATATATACCCGCAAGGCGCAGCGCAGCGAGTCTCGCCTCAGCTGTCGCAGTCCTCCTCTGACACAGCAAAGGCAAAGGCCTCACGTCCGGGGCGTGGATCACGCAGCCGTTGCAGGCGACGGGCCGCATCCATGGCGAACTTCTGTGTCATTTTCTTGCGGCGCGCTGGCGCCACTTTCTGCTCAGGCCCCATGCGTACCACCTCTGCGTCATAAGCATCCGCGAGGATCAAACCGGTGCCTTCGGGCAGAAGCTCGGTGGGAAACTCCACATCCACCGCCCAGAAATACCGGTCGCACCACTCAAGGTAGCCCTGCCATTTGCCATCGCTTTGAAAATCGGCGCGGCTGGATTTGCATTCGATGACCCAGAGCTCCCCCTTGGGACCCAAGGCCATCACATCGACCCGCAAACCGCGCTGCGGAACAAATTCTTCAAGCGCCGCAAACCCCATGGATCGGAGGTAGCGACTGACGCCACGGGCAAGACGCTGCCCCGGCTGCATGAGCGCCAAAGTCGCCGCATCTGCATCCATATCGCCTGTTCCGACCTCTCCCTGATCCGCCTCTTCGGCTGGGCGCCCCTCCGCCTCAGACCGATCTGGGGCTTGGGTGTCGAAACCTTCGGTGATTTTGTGTTGCTCTGTCATGATCCAAAAGTGAACAATTAGTGAACAAGAATCAAGCACAACATCTGCGCCCGCCCCCTTGTGCACAAGCGCGCTGCGCACTACCTATGGCGCAGGCGGGTTCTCCCCTTCTCGTGACAGGCAGCATTCCAGTGGCCTTAAGTAATTCCGAGGGAGCTGGCTCTGTCCGGATCCTGGTCCGTTTACCTGGCGCCCACCTGTACATACAGGTCCTCGGGAATCAACGCCGCACGGTTGACTGGTGGTTCCCGCCGCTTCTCCCCCCAAGATACTCAAAAGCCGCG
This window contains:
- a CDS encoding MmcB family DNA repair protein, whose protein sequence is MQPGQRLARGVSRYLRSMGFAALEEFVPQRGLRVDVMALGPKGELWVIECKSSRADFQSDGKWQGYLEWCDRYFWAVDVEFPTELLPEGTGLILADAYDAEVVRMGPEQKVAPARRKKMTQKFAMDAARRLQRLRDPRPGREAFAFAVSEEDCDS